One Candidatus Bathyarchaeota archaeon DNA window includes the following coding sequences:
- a CDS encoding 30S ribosomal protein S6e codes for MAKFKIIISDPETGKSSVVEVEGSRAAPLVGRRIGEVIDGSVAGLPGHKLEITGGSDISGFPMRPDVHGGVKSQVLLSGGIGYKPRNKGVRKRKTIRGNMITEDTVQVNVKIVERPKKS; via the coding sequence ATGGCAAAATTCAAGATAATAATATCTGATCCTGAGACAGGCAAGTCAAGCGTTGTGGAGGTTGAAGGCAGTAGGGCAGCCCCATTAGTTGGGAGAAGAATAGGAGAAGTAATAGACGGTTCAGTGGCGGGTCTACCTGGACATAAACTAGAAATTACAGGAGGATCCGACATCTCAGGTTTCCCCATGAGACCAGATGTTCACGGGGGAGTGAAATCTCAGGTGCTACTTAGTGGAGGAATAGGTTACAAACCGAGGAATAAAGGTGTGAGGAAAAGGAAGACTATAAGAGGGAACATGATAACAGAGGATACAGTCCAAGTAAATGTAAAAATAGTTGAAAGACCGAAGAAATCGTGA
- a CDS encoding rhamnogalacturonan lyase, translating to MCSVMRPSRVGFVDRLILFTILSGFFIGNSILKPVGVRLANNFEGVEPSIESYVRNLIANSSAGREVENLGRGLIAIYLGGGKVYLTWRLLYRDPVNVGFNVYRTAGDGRPEKLNSAPITNVTDFIDGTVDITKQNTYYVCPVINGSELSPSMPFTLPANPRVRDYISIHLRNDSLNFNGQVQGAKLAGVGDLDGDGEYEFVVKRGDQDLAPSQVSIPDHLPQETYKLEAYKLDGTFLWRVDLGPNIRPGIKYSPFIIFDLDCDGRAEVACKIGENASVLTSSGELIKLGDINGDNITLYCDHLGRQYTGPEYFAIIDGKTGAVLALDSWIEMGEWSDWGDDYGNRAHKHLMAVAYLDGKRPSLIVARGIHATAQDGSTPLRRIYVEAWNWRNGSLEKIWRYESNHTASERAEGYHNLRVGDIDGDGRDEIIYGSIAIDDDGRELWITGEGHGDRIHMSDIDPSRPGKEIWYVQENAPNYGMHLRDAATGHLIWGISETKDKDVGRGLAADIDPRYYGMECWASEGKIYSCRGETVADMPQVDGAGKKPAVSCNFAIWWDADILRELLDATSVYKYDYQRNIVSKMRDFWGEPGERNAPMGYGDILGDWREEVWYISKGETIELRIYITTVKAEFRLPTLMHDPDYRISVACETMGYMQATQPSFYLGAPPPDQSKGASGSSEPSSPYMLNLVIAAVLIAIGVTASTIACRLILKRRVADK from the coding sequence TTGTGTAGTGTTATGCGGCCTTCAAGGGTAGGATTTGTTGATAGGCTCATTTTATTCACAATCTTGTCAGGATTTTTTATAGGCAATTCGATATTGAAACCTGTAGGTGTAAGGTTAGCTAATAATTTCGAGGGGGTCGAACCCAGCATCGAGAGTTATGTGAGAAATTTGATCGCCAATTCGAGTGCCGGAAGAGAGGTTGAAAACCTTGGAAGAGGACTCATCGCCATTTATCTTGGAGGCGGAAAAGTATATCTAACATGGCGCTTGCTTTATAGAGACCCGGTGAATGTGGGATTCAATGTTTACAGGACTGCGGGGGATGGAAGGCCTGAGAAACTCAATAGTGCTCCAATCACAAACGTGACAGACTTTATAGATGGAACTGTAGACATAACAAAACAGAATACGTACTATGTCTGCCCTGTAATTAATGGATCCGAGTTATCTCCTAGTATGCCTTTTACACTTCCAGCAAATCCACGGGTAAGAGACTATATTTCCATACATCTCAGAAACGATTCTTTAAACTTTAATGGCCAAGTCCAAGGAGCGAAACTTGCAGGCGTAGGAGACCTTGATGGCGACGGAGAATATGAATTCGTAGTTAAGAGAGGCGACCAAGATCTTGCCCCTTCACAGGTTTCGATTCCAGATCATCTCCCCCAAGAGACATACAAGCTCGAAGCATACAAACTAGACGGCACATTCCTATGGAGAGTTGACCTTGGCCCGAATATAAGGCCGGGTATAAAATACTCTCCATTCATCATTTTCGATCTCGACTGCGATGGGAGAGCTGAAGTAGCATGCAAGATTGGGGAGAACGCTTCGGTTTTAACTTCAAGCGGCGAGCTTATCAAGCTAGGTGACATAAATGGTGATAATATTACATTGTACTGCGATCATCTCGGGCGCCAGTATACTGGACCCGAGTATTTTGCGATAATAGATGGGAAGACTGGAGCGGTTTTGGCCCTGGATTCATGGATTGAGATGGGAGAATGGTCGGATTGGGGAGACGACTATGGGAACAGAGCTCACAAGCACCTCATGGCCGTCGCATATCTTGACGGGAAACGACCAAGTTTGATTGTTGCCCGCGGCATACATGCAACAGCGCAGGATGGTTCAACACCCCTGCGAAGAATATATGTTGAGGCTTGGAACTGGAGAAACGGCTCGCTGGAAAAAATTTGGAGATATGAAAGTAACCATACCGCCAGCGAGCGGGCTGAGGGTTATCATAATTTACGTGTAGGCGATATAGACGGTGATGGCAGAGATGAGATCATCTATGGTAGCATAGCCATAGATGACGATGGCCGAGAGTTGTGGATTACAGGTGAGGGGCATGGAGACAGAATTCACATGTCTGACATAGACCCCTCACGCCCAGGAAAGGAGATATGGTATGTGCAAGAGAACGCGCCTAATTATGGCATGCATCTAAGGGATGCTGCAACCGGCCATCTTATATGGGGGATATCGGAGACAAAAGATAAGGATGTGGGCAGAGGGTTAGCCGCTGATATAGACCCAAGATATTATGGTATGGAATGCTGGGCATCCGAGGGAAAGATTTACAGCTGCAGGGGAGAAACTGTCGCTGATATGCCGCAGGTTGACGGTGCAGGGAAAAAACCTGCAGTGTCCTGTAATTTTGCAATATGGTGGGACGCTGACATTCTCAGGGAGCTACTAGATGCAACATCAGTTTACAAGTATGATTATCAGAGAAACATTGTGAGTAAGATGCGAGATTTCTGGGGCGAACCTGGAGAGCGCAATGCGCCCATGGGGTATGGAGACATCCTAGGGGACTGGAGAGAGGAAGTATGGTATATATCAAAGGGCGAAACTATTGAACTGAGAATATACATTACAACTGTGAAGGCTGAGTTTAGACTTCCAACATTGATGCATGACCCCGACTATAGGATCAGCGTTGCTTGCGAGACCATGGGATACATGCAGGCGACTCAGCCCAGCTTCTATCTGGGAGCACCTCCGCCCGATCAAAGCAAGGGGGCAAGCGGATCCAGCGAACCTTCTTCTCCCTATATGCTGAATCTCGTAATAGCAGCAGTTTTAATCGCAATCGGAGTCACGGCTTCAACAATTGCATGCAGGCTTATCTTGAAGAGGAGGGTGGCCGATAAGTGA
- a CDS encoding transglutaminase-like domain-containing protein: MNNSRQTVYLTNLSHPLLRIDEDMDGNPVALMDLTNVLQPNENITYEVAYTVVLKPYPKPNISENLSGSLNEISESYRSLYCVPNGPWLLNHTDLIGLAFELAGEEKNVLKILSSFIRWINENIRYGSDEVPRYPNETLIEKVGDCDDQANLLISLCRIVGIPAYLQIGCIYLPGRQPLVLRYWGGSLILNLTRIGWHGWAMVYVPPWGWLPVDLTYVIGDGIYKDPLNAIRNSALFTQPTVQYANVTKYNYVGETRYMRDYLTTWNFQIIESDEMVEESVMQTTGFPSMEVRILSALVICLATFIAKEPKLSFSRSPS, encoded by the coding sequence ATGAACAACAGTCGGCAGACGGTGTACCTCACAAATCTTTCTCATCCATTATTAAGGATCGATGAAGATATGGATGGCAACCCAGTTGCCCTCATGGATCTGACAAATGTATTACAGCCGAACGAGAATATTACTTATGAGGTTGCCTACACTGTTGTCTTGAAGCCTTACCCTAAACCCAACATTTCTGAGAACCTTTCAGGAAGTTTGAATGAGATTTCAGAGTCATATAGGAGCCTTTATTGTGTTCCTAATGGACCATGGCTTCTGAACCATACGGATCTTATTGGACTCGCATTTGAACTTGCCGGGGAAGAGAAAAACGTACTCAAAATATTAAGTTCCTTCATAAGATGGATAAATGAAAATATCAGGTATGGAAGTGATGAGGTGCCCAGATACCCTAATGAGACGCTCATCGAAAAGGTTGGAGACTGTGATGATCAGGCTAATCTTCTTATTTCTCTCTGCAGGATAGTCGGTATTCCAGCATATCTTCAGATAGGTTGCATCTACCTGCCTGGTAGACAGCCACTTGTGTTAAGGTATTGGGGAGGAAGCCTAATCCTAAATCTTACAAGGATAGGCTGGCATGGTTGGGCAATGGTTTATGTCCCACCTTGGGGCTGGCTTCCAGTAGATCTGACCTATGTAATCGGTGACGGTATTTATAAAGATCCCTTAAACGCCATCAGAAACTCCGCTCTGTTCACACAGCCAACCGTTCAATACGCAAACGTCACTAAATACAATTATGTGGGGGAAACGAGATACATGAGAGATTACCTAACCACTTGGAACTTCCAGATAATCGAGTCGGACGAGATGGTGGAAGAAAGCGTCATGCAGACAACGGGCTTTCCCTCTATGGAAGTCCGCATCCTCTCGGCATTAGTAATATGCCTGGCCACGTTTATTGCTAAGGAGCCTAAGTTATCTTTTTCTAGAAGCCCATCTTAG
- a CDS encoding FGGY-family carbohydrate kinase, whose protein sequence is MYLIGTDIGTLGTKSILVDVEGTKISAAFREYGVLTPKPGWAEQWPDVWFDAVCETIRSLISQSKVKPEEILGVCISGLYGGSGIPCDKQMKPLRPCIIWADRRAGKECEEVKSKISVDEIFKITGNIVDPYFGYTKMLWIKNNEPKIWNRISQMVTPNAYCIYKLTGQISIDYSSAGNYGGIYNIRKNTWSEEMMQTLGIPREFFPEKIYRSKDVVGEVTRDGERLTGLKRGTPVCAGGIDAPVSALSVGALQDGDAAIMLGTSMCNGFISNEQRLSPKMINYPYVANDPETQYSFSGLLTAGYCIRWFRDNLAKHDAKIAEELGQSAYAMLDQEAEKIPPGSEGLIFLPHMMIGERAPYWDNYVSGAVFGLTIYHTKAHLFRAFLEGVAYALRYSLETSKEAGIIPRRCILVDGGAKSKLWRKIISDVTGMKMIYIKNAPGAPLGDALLAGVGTKAIDDFEAIQNWLEATETTEPDPYNKKIYDESYKLFREIEKNNAEIYRRLISMKRI, encoded by the coding sequence GTGTATCTTATAGGAACGGATATTGGAACGTTGGGGACAAAATCAATACTTGTCGACGTCGAGGGAACGAAGATCTCCGCCGCCTTCCGAGAGTATGGGGTTCTGACACCTAAGCCGGGGTGGGCTGAACAATGGCCAGATGTATGGTTTGATGCTGTATGCGAGACCATCAGATCGCTGATAAGCCAGTCAAAGGTCAAGCCTGAAGAGATTTTAGGCGTCTGTATCAGCGGGTTGTATGGCGGAAGTGGGATTCCCTGCGACAAGCAAATGAAGCCCTTGAGACCCTGTATCATCTGGGCGGATAGAAGAGCCGGCAAGGAATGTGAGGAGGTAAAATCGAAGATTTCAGTCGACGAGATCTTTAAAATAACGGGCAACATTGTTGACCCATACTTCGGTTACACGAAGATGCTTTGGATAAAGAATAATGAGCCGAAAATATGGAATAGAATCTCGCAGATGGTCACCCCCAACGCATACTGCATCTATAAGCTGACTGGGCAGATCTCGATAGACTATTCTAGCGCTGGCAATTACGGCGGCATTTACAACATTAGGAAGAACACATGGTCTGAAGAGATGATGCAAACCTTAGGCATTCCGAGAGAATTCTTTCCCGAAAAAATTTATAGATCTAAGGATGTAGTCGGAGAAGTTACAAGGGATGGCGAGAGACTAACTGGCTTGAAGAGAGGCACCCCGGTCTGTGCTGGGGGTATCGACGCGCCTGTAAGCGCACTGAGCGTGGGAGCCCTCCAAGACGGAGACGCGGCCATCATGCTTGGAACATCGATGTGTAACGGCTTCATCAGCAATGAACAAAGGCTCTCGCCCAAGATGATAAACTACCCATACGTAGCAAATGACCCAGAAACCCAGTACTCATTTTCAGGTCTTCTGACCGCGGGATACTGCATAAGATGGTTCAGAGATAACCTAGCAAAACACGATGCAAAGATAGCAGAGGAATTGGGTCAAAGCGCCTACGCCATGCTTGACCAAGAAGCTGAGAAAATTCCGCCGGGCTCAGAAGGACTAATCTTCCTACCGCACATGATGATAGGTGAAAGAGCACCATACTGGGACAATTATGTGAGCGGAGCAGTATTCGGGCTAACCATCTATCACACAAAAGCGCATCTATTCAGAGCTTTCCTCGAAGGAGTAGCATACGCATTAAGGTATAGCCTAGAAACATCCAAAGAAGCGGGAATCATCCCCAGAAGATGCATCCTAGTAGATGGAGGTGCAAAATCCAAACTTTGGCGCAAAATAATCTCAGATGTCACAGGAATGAAAATGATATACATAAAGAATGCGCCAGGAGCCCCCTTAGGAGACGCGCTTCTTGCTGGAGTCGGAACAAAAGCTATCGACGACTTTGAAGCCATTCAGAATTGGCTTGAAGCAACCGAAACAACGGAACCCGATCCCTATAATAAGAAAATCTACGATGAATCTTACAAACTTTTTAGAGAGATAGAGAAAAATAATGCGGAAATTTATAGGAGACTAATATCCATGAAAAGAATCTAA